The following coding sequences are from one Desulfosporosinus orientis DSM 765 window:
- the rplE gene encoding 50S ribosomal protein L5: MARLYDRYQNEIAPALQQKFAYKNVMQIPKVEKVVINMGVGEAVQNSKAIDSAVGDLMKIAGQKPIVTRAKKSIAAFKLRAGMPIGCKVTLRGERMYEFMDRLLNVALPRVRDFRGISGKAFDGRGNYTLGIKEQLIFPEIDYDKIDKLRGMDVVFVTTAKTDEEARELLRGFGMPYRD; this comes from the coding sequence GTGGCTCGTCTGTATGATAGATACCAAAATGAAATAGCTCCTGCTTTGCAGCAGAAGTTTGCTTATAAAAATGTAATGCAAATTCCCAAAGTTGAAAAAGTTGTGATCAATATGGGTGTCGGCGAAGCGGTTCAAAACTCCAAAGCGATTGATTCCGCTGTTGGAGACCTTATGAAGATCGCCGGACAAAAGCCGATTGTTACACGAGCAAAAAAATCCATTGCAGCCTTTAAACTTCGTGCAGGAATGCCCATCGGCTGTAAAGTAACACTGCGCGGAGAGCGTATGTACGAATTTATGGATCGTCTCTTAAATGTGGCTTTACCTCGTGTTCGCGATTTTCGCGGTATTTCAGGTAAGGCGTTTGATGGACGCGGAAATTATACCTTAGGAATCAAGGAGCAGCTGATCTTCCCTGAAATCGATTACGATAAGATCGATAAGCTCCGCGGAATGGATGTAGTTTTTGTAACGACGGCAAAAACCGATGAAGAAGCGCGAGAGCTGCTTCGTGGCTTCGGAATGCCATATCGTGATTAG
- a CDS encoding type Z 30S ribosomal protein S14, with protein sequence MAKTSMVVRQNRGQKFAVRSHNRCKLCGRPHAYMRKFGICRICFRELAHKGELPGVTKASW encoded by the coding sequence GTGGCTAAGACATCAATGGTTGTCCGCCAAAATCGTGGACAAAAATTCGCAGTGCGTTCGCATAACCGTTGCAAGCTTTGTGGACGTCCCCATGCTTACATGCGGAAATTCGGAATTTGCCGGATCTGTTTCCGGGAGTTAGCTCACAAAGGGGAACTTCCTGGAGTCACGAAGGCCAGTTGGTAA
- the rpsH gene encoding 30S ribosomal protein S8: protein MSMSDPIADFLTRIRNAGMVYHDKVEVPASRTKREIAELLKAEGYIKDVEYIADDKQGVIRMYLKYGPNRERVITGLKRISRPGLRVYAKKDELPKVLGGLGIAVISTSKGIMTDKRARKEGLGGEVISYIW, encoded by the coding sequence GTGTCTATGTCAGATCCGATAGCAGATTTTTTAACTCGTATCCGTAATGCTGGTATGGTATATCATGATAAAGTTGAAGTGCCGGCTTCTCGTACAAAAAGAGAGATTGCTGAGCTGCTTAAAGCAGAAGGATACATTAAAGATGTAGAATATATTGCTGATGACAAACAAGGTGTCATTCGGATGTATTTGAAATACGGTCCAAACCGTGAGCGTGTTATTACCGGTCTAAAACGGATAAGCCGTCCGGGTCTTCGTGTTTATGCGAAGAAAGATGAGCTGCCAAAAGTCCTTGGCGGACTAGGAATCGCAGTGATTTCAACATCTAAGGGGATAATGACAGATAAAAGAGCTCGAAAAGAAGGGCTTGGAGGAGAAGTAATCTCCTATATTTGGTAA